Proteins co-encoded in one Aptenodytes patagonicus chromosome 14, bAptPat1.pri.cur, whole genome shotgun sequence genomic window:
- the TLDC2 gene encoding TLD domain-containing protein 2: MPMMRGLRARYHLLPDQDEEQPVGCGEPVGEGQPGWERAPAAAPALEQLCRLVLSTPSSILRDEEFQELGPHLPPRLTQQPWRLLYCTGRDGFSLRTLYRCGGQPGCPALLLIRDTEAQAFGAFCASTIRCSNSFYGTGETFLFSFSPELKVFRWTGRNNFFMKGDVDLLMFGGGSGRFGLWLDGDLHHGGSHPCETFDNETLSAREEFCVQDLEVWGLA, encoded by the exons ATGCCCATGATGAGGGGACTCCGTGCCCGCTACCACCTCCTG CCCGACCAGGACGAGGAGCAGCCCGTGGGATGTGGGGAGCCAGTTGGAGAGGGGCAGCCGGGCTGGGagagagccccagcagcagccccagccctggagCAGCTGTGCAGGCTGGTGCTGAGCACACCGAGCAGCATCCTGCGGGACGAGGAGTTCCAGGAG TTGggcccccacctgcccccccGGCTGACGCAGCAGCCCTGGCGCCTGCTGTACTGCACCGGGCGGGATGGCTTCAGCCTGCGGACCCTGTACCGGTGCGGAGGCCAgccgggctgccctgccctgctgctcatCAGGGACACAGAGGCACAG GCCTTCGGTGCCTTCTGTGCCAGCACCATTCGCTGCAGCAATAGCTTCTACGGGACAGGGGAgaccttcctcttctccttctccccgGAGCTGAAG GTGTTCAGGTGGACGGGCAGGAACAACTTCTTCATGAAGGGGGATGTGGACCTGCTGATGTTCGGTGGGGGCAG TGGTAGATTTGGGCTGTGGCTGGATGGAGACCTGCACCACGGGGGCAGCCACCCCTGTGAGACCTTCGACAACGAGACCCTCTCAGCCCGGGAGGAGTTCTGTGTCCAGGACCTGGAAGTGTGGGGCTTGGCCTGA